A segment of the Candidatus Nitrososphaera gargensis Ga9.2 genome:
TTATCGGCGGCTTTTCTTTGCTCTTCGATAAAATCGCTTGTGATATCAAAGGCAGTACCTTTAGACTCCATTAGACATTGAAAGCAGTCAACATAAGAATTCCAATGGCCATGCTTCTCACAGATCGTCAAGTTGCAGGCTGGACCTCCCTTGGATATTGCTCTAAAGGTGTTGCCCCACTGTCTTGGGGGATACATTTTCTATCAGAAGATATATTCCCTGACACAGTGGGGTAGACTAGCATTTTGCGCTTATCTTCTGGGTCAGGCGACTGCTCTATTAGACCTGCCCCTTCCAGTTGCATAATAACAGATTCTTCAAGCTTTGCTGCAAGCGTCTTGTGGAATACGGTATAGTACTTTGACCTTATTTCCTTCCGACTTAGCCCTACCTGTGGATTTAGCAGAGGTTGAATCACTTCCCTGTAAATCTTGAAGATATAGGGCGATAGGCCAAGCTCGTTTGATTGCTCTATTTCTTTGTAGAGTTCAAAGCCAGCGTCAATGTCTGCCTGATTTGCAATTATGGCCACCGGCTTGTCTGCATGGCCGTTGAGCACCTTCTCCCTTTTGAAGCAATTAAGGAGCGCATGGGCCTTGATGAAGCTGAATATCCTAGGAAAGTCGCGCTGGTGCCGCGGAAGAAGGTAAGCATGTTCCTTCATGAACCTCTCATACACATCCTTTCCATCGTTTGGAACCAGAACCTCCCTTATACCCCACTGTCTGATTGCCTTTATCCGGTCAACAAGCCAGCTGCGGCGCGGATCATGTTGTATGCGCTTGCGATACTCCTCTGGGTTGCTCTTTTTAAGCGATACCAGCTCTAGCGATTCTCTGAGCTTTTCTTGATCTGTTGATGGGCTCAACAGTATCATGCGGGTCTTTTCCTGCTCGTCTGGATCTGTTCTGGTAGTGCAAAAGAATACAGACGGAAAGCCTCTGATAATGACATTTTTTGTCCGGAGGCCTTGCCTTTGGTTCTTGTCAGTTATTTTGTAGTAAAGCTCTTTCATGTCCTTGCTTAGAAGTGGCCGCAGCTTTTCCAGCAGTTGAAAGTGCGGCTGGTCGAGGAAGATCAGGTTCTTGTGCTCTAGGTCCCTGAATAGCACCTTTTTCTCATTATCCCATTTGCCGTCATGATAGAACGCTGTAGGGCTTGCGGAGGCCAGAATCTCCACCTCTTCTTTGGGAAAATAGCTTGCTACTTCTATTGGAATGTATGATTTGCCTGCCGAGGATTCGGACTGAAAGCCAAGATTGAGCTGGTCTTCGTTTGATTGCGCAAGCAGCATGCCGCAGAATGTAATCAATTTGGCCGCTTCATCCTTCTTTATTGATGTCGACAAGATTGCTGAAACTTCTTGGAATGTAACCTCCCTCGTAAGATCATCTGTCAGAACTATTGGCTGTTCTTTTGATTCTTGAGCTGTTGTTGTCTTCTCTACCTTACCCTTTGGCTTAAGTCTTTGCAGATGGTACTCCTTGACCATTGCAATTGACCATTTGTTGACATTTTCAGTAGATACATAGTCAATGTTGTACTTTTGGCAATATTCATAGACCGCATTTTCAATTGATTCTTTGCTAACACGCTGCGGTAGTAGGATTGGATACTTGCTTTCTCCATTGATCAATAGCCTGTCGTCATTATAGGATAGGTATTGGAGATAGGCTTCAAAGTTGGCTTGTGCATCACTAGATTGAGTCATTTGCCTTCCATTCCCACTGAAAGTGAACTATGACAGCAGCACTTGCAAATGAATCGTCTTGCAAGTACATCTGAAACGTAAAAGCCCGTACATTCAGAGCAGGATGATGTCAGGCATTTGTGAATTATCTCTGTCTGGAATTGGCTCCTTTCCATACTACTCATCAGCGTCTCGCCCCTCAGCATTCGAGATGAGTTTAGAAATTACAGAATCAAACGAGTCTTCCAATGTTCCAAGCCTAACCAGCTTGCGGTAGGTCTCCTCTGTGACCTTGATTGATTTTACGGCGGTCATGGTAGACAGAGGGTAGAGACTAGAATATGAGAACTAATTCTTCCTTTACGGAGGGGATATTACGCCAATCACGGCTGCACATGTTCTGCAATTGTCGTAATTGCGGCTAGCATCGCCAAAAACCTAATCTAGAATAACTTTTTTCAAACTATGCCAAGGTGTCTGGAAAGTTGGCTATTCCCTTGCGCTCCTTAAATGCCAGCAATCTTTTCTCAATTTCCGCTCGCTTGGATTCGAACCTTTCTTTAGCGTTCCGCCCCAAATAACCTTGTATATTTTGCTCAAATAACTGTCTTGCTTCCTTGGGAACCTTCATCGCAGCTTCCGCTTCACACTTTCGCTTACCGACCGTATCTATCCACTCCTGAATGAAGCGCTTGATTTTGCCATTTTTGTTGGGTTTGCTCATATCCTTGCCTGACCCTGATAGGAGGTTATCAATCCAAGTTAAATTGTGTCTGTCAATAAAGTCCTTGTTAAGGCAAAACCGCTTTATCTGATTCCTATGCATGCTAATATTTATTCGATTACCGTTTATGTCAAGAAGACCATCTAATTGATGTATATTTTCAATAAGCGTGTCAGAGATATGCTTGCCATAGGGGTCGAAATCGCCAGCATAAAGAATTATTGGAGTTAATCCCCTAGATTCTGCCCACATGCATCGCTTGATCAAATCATATCGCTGGTTTATGTCGGACCAGCCTTTGCCGTTAGCGACCGGGATATGATACTCTTTGCAAATAGGCATGAACAAGTTCTTAAGGTCAAGCTTCTCTACTAGGAGCTGGAGATAATATTTCTCTCCTTCCCACCAATCAGGACTATACCAATTGTGTGCGTTATTCCAGACATTTCTTACCATCTCAACAAAATAATCCTCAACAGTTACCTGTTCAGGCTCTTCTACCCCTTCAAATATTCGCTCATTATATTCGGCAGTGAAATCTACGGGGAGTTTACCATTTTTTCTACACTCAGTTATGAATTTCTCAGCATCATCAAAATCTCCCTTTGTTATCACACCCTCATTTTCAAGTATGTAACACCACGACCTAGCACCTACCCGATTCTCTAATGTTGGGCTTATCCTTATGACTGTGTCCAGAATCATCCTTTTCCATTCCTTGCTACGTTTCATCCAACTGTACTTCCCATTCAGGCAGGTTTTGCCTTTGTTCCTTCATTTCTAGAAGGAGTATATAATGAATGAAGCACCAGAAGGGGAGGGGGTATAGAAAGTGGACAGATTATCCACTTTCCCTAGGCTGTTCCTTGATGAGGCCCTCCCTGTATAACTGGCGGTATAGCGCTTGCAGCTGGTCTTGGACTACTTTTAGGCGTTCTTCCTTTGCTTGTTCTTGGTCAAGCGTGTCCTTGTATGCATCGTAGGTCAGCACCATCTTGCACTTGAAACAGAACCTCTCGTCGGGCTTGTTTGGCTCGTTGCAGTTTGGACATGCCTTTGACTTTAGTATCTCTATCTGCTTTTGCGAGTGCTTGATTATCCCGTATGCTTCAAGGAGCGAGTTTGACGATTCGGTCCCAAAATAATGCAGGTATACCTGCGGCATCTTGCTTGACATCGTCCAGCCAGCGTGGTCTCGCAGCGTGGTTTCTTTCAGGATCTGCGACTTTTGCGTCAGCGCCGAGTGCCTGAATATGTAGAGGTTCCATGGCTTGGCAATCATACTCTTGATGTGCTCTTTGTCAGTTGCTGGCACTGAAGGTTCTTCTAACAACCTTGGAAAGTATTTTGTCCTGTAGTGTTTGGCAAAGTGCCACCATAGCCCATCTCTGGTGATTGGCCTGCCATAGTTCGAGTCTCCAAGTGACAAAAAGAGCGCAGCTTCAGGATTGTTTCGGAGTGGATGTTCCTGCAGCCATTCCTTGATGTAGGGGATGGACGATATTAGTGGCAGCGTCCTTGGCCTCGTCTTGCCTGAAACCAGAATCTCCGCATACTGGATCCCATCCGGCGACAGCTTGAACTTGATGTCTTTTATCTTTAGCCGCAGTAGTTCATGGGGCCTGGCAGAGGTGTCATAGGCTATAGCATGGTAGCATCTATCCCTCTTCATTGGACAGTATTTCAAAAAGACAGCATGCTCTTCGTTTGTCCAAATGTCTGAGGGCTTGTAGGGTGACTTTTCCTTCCGTGGAAGCCTCTTGACCCCTCTCATACATGGCGGGGTTATCCTCTGCCTGTGGTCTGGCTCGTCAGGGTTGTACAGCCACCGGAAGAACTTGTTCAGGAGCATCTGGCGGTTGTTGTATGTGCCAATCCACTTGTGGGTTGGGTCCTCAGACTCGGGCTTGCGAAGCTTGTTCAGATAAGCCAAGATATCATCTTTTGTCATGTCCTTGAAGGACTTGGCATGTTCATGGAACGCAGAGAGCTGGAAGATTATCTTGATCTTCCATTCCTTGGTCGAGTCTTTGATGTTTATCTCGTTCTGCTCGGCTGTGATAAAATCGGCCAGTATCTGGGCGTTTTCGCTGTTGGTGTTTGCAAGTTTCAGAAAGAGACTTCTGCAGTAGCGTTCAAGGTTAGCCGTCAAAAGCACTATGGTCTTTTCGAGCTGGGAGGGCGGCAGCTGTTCGGTTAAAGCCATAGTCGGTTCCTCCTTTTGTCGTTGTCTGTCGTTTGCTTGGCTCCGGGTGGCCTGCATTCTTGTTCAGAAGGTGAATACCCACAGGCGCTAAAGAGAACTATTTTGGATGACTCCAAAAGTAGAGCGCGGGGAGTGGGATTCGAACCCACGTGTCCTTTCGGACATGGGATTAGCAATCCCACGCCCTGCCAGGCTAGGCGACCCCCGCAGCCCGCTAATCTCATTTAAGCTGTGCCAATTTATACTATCCGCAGCGTCATTGGCGTGACAGCAGGTTGTCACGGTTCCTTTCGGCTCTGTAAAGCCTCTTTCCACCAGTAGTGGCAGTTCTTCACGCTGGAATATGTCTAGATTCTTCCTAATTCTAGAACGCATCTGCCTCTCATAGTCCATAGAAACTTGAAGATTACCCACTAACCAGTCAATCTCGTCAACAGGGCCGGCCGAATTTCAGAGTGGAAGGTGGTTGATTGCATTGTCGATGGATTCTTCATTTTCTGCTTAAAGCTTTTGTGGAGTGAGATACTAGATACGTCATAGGCATGAGTCGAGAAAAACGCTTCAAGAACACGTTTGCCCCATGGGTAGAGAACAAGTGGCTAACCGTTGAAATGCTGATAGGGATGGTGAAGATAGGCTTTCCATGGGAGAAAATGCCACATGACGCTCAAATAGCTATACTGGAAGCAATGCGCTAGAGAAGGTTGCAGAACTCGCTCAAATAGCCTTATTGGTACATAGGATTCCCACTCAGACCCAGCTCTCTTTTCCTTCGCTCAAGAAGTTCATGAGGATCATAACGTAGCCATTTCTCAATATCAGGGTCAACTTTTAGCCCATGGCGTTTTCTTTCCTCAATCAGCATATACAAATTAAGTTGTGCATCCACCTCCTTGTTCCAGAGTTTTTCCTGTAAGAATTCTACCATCTCCTTGCTCCCAATCATCTCATAGAACGCCAGCTTTTCTCTTGTGTTCAACTTTGCTATATCACGCTCTAGTTCATTTGTGAGTCGAATCATTTCTTCGCACAATTCCAGCTTGTAAGCAGCTCTTATAGCGGCTTCCGGGTTTGGAGAATGGGCAATTATTTTTTCAAAGTCCATATTCCAAGTCTACTTCTCTTTCGACTTCCTGATTCGCTCAGCCAATTTCATTATTATCTTGTCAATTTGCTCATTCGTCAATGGTTGTTGGCTTTCTACTGGATGTTCCGGTTTTGACAGTTCTGACTGAGCGTCAGGAGCAACTTCATTCGATACTTGGGGCAATTTCGGACTAGTAGGAACCTGCGGTGGGTTGTTCTTCAATTCATCATCCTTTTTCTCCTGCTGAACTTGATTAGAATGTAGGACTTGAACTTGTGGCCTGGGACCTTCTGAAGCTAGAATGGAGTTGACCCGGTTCTTCCGTTTACAACATGGACAGGTGGCCCTAGCCTTGTTTCCCTTACATGGCCATTGATAAGAACAGAACTTACAAGTTGTTTGGACTGCCATTACCTACAGTTGTATTATGTCTGGCTGCAAATAAAAGGCTCATCTTTACGGCTTTTGGTGTAGAGTATCTTTTGACTAGGAGTAAGGACTATTAGTCATGACTCCTTACTACTTGACTCTTAATGTTGTACGATCGAGGGAGAGGAGAAATTCCAAGGGCGATAATGAATCCCAAATAATATACTTAGCTGCATTTAGCTGCAGTCCAGCTGCACAGAAAAGGGTAGCATTTGAGACCATATTGATTGAGGAGGGAGAGGGAGAAGAAGAGTAGTAACTCTAGTATCAGTCATCGCCGCGTCATCCTAGCAGACATTTAATAGTATATAAAAGAACTAATTATTTTCTGAACTGAAACGCATACATGCGCATATACATGCGCGCGCCCTTACTTTAGCGAGATCCTGACAAGGACCTTGCCGTCGGTGTCTAGGCCGACGTGATGTATTTCGATCCTGTCCTTGAACGTGTGGCTTACCTTCTCAAGCACCGACCAGGTGAGCCTGTCGCTCTCGCCTGCCTTTACCTTGTAATACCCATTGGCATCATCCTGTATGATGCAGTCCGCTTCAAGGGCCATGAGGTAGCCCTGAAGCATCGCGATTGCCTCGGGCCGGGGCTTGGCGGCGGTTGCCAGTGAAAGCTTGTGTTGCTGCCTGTCGATGCCATTGAGCTCGCCGTCGTTATTATTATTGTGGCGGACCGATGCCATGGTGGTGGTGGTGGCGGCTGCTGTCATGGTCTGATCCTTCTTGCCCCCTCCTACAAGGTTGGGCGCTGCCATAGGGAGCTCGCTATCGCTCATGGTGGCGACCAGCTCTGACAGCGTCTTTGCGACCTGTCCCTCCGAAGTGGGCGAGGTTATCACGAATACATGCATATCGGCCGTGCCGAACAAAAAGATGTCGTGCCTTGCAAAGCGCGTCACAGTGAACTTGTGTGGGCCGGAGATGTCCTCTAGCTGGCGTATGAGCGAGAACATCAGGGACAGCTGGACGTCAAGCGTGTCATGCCTCTCTATCGGCAGGGAAAAGCTGGCTTTGCCCCTCCGAAAGGAAAGCAGCTTAGCATTGTTGTCCAGCACGCCGGCAAATATCAAAAAGGCAGAGATGTCCGCGTCGATCTTGTCCAATAACCTCTCTATAGAGTTGCCGGACACATGGCCAGCTACCCCAGTCGCTTATATAAGGTTATCAAA
Coding sequences within it:
- a CDS encoding helix-turn-helix domain-containing protein, translated to MTQSSDAQANFEAYLQYLSYNDDRLLINGESKYPILLPQRVSKESIENAVYEYCQKYNIDYVSTENVNKWSIAMVKEYHLQRLKPKGKVEKTTTAQESKEQPIVLTDDLTREVTFQEVSAILSTSIKKDEAAKLITFCGMLLAQSNEDQLNLGFQSESSAGKSYIPIEVASYFPKEEVEILASASPTAFYHDGKWDNEKKVLFRDLEHKNLIFLDQPHFQLLEKLRPLLSKDMKELYYKITDKNQRQGLRTKNVIIRGFPSVFFCTTRTDPDEQEKTRMILLSPSTDQEKLRESLELVSLKKSNPEEYRKRIQHDPRRSWLVDRIKAIRQWGIREVLVPNDGKDVYERFMKEHAYLLPRHQRDFPRIFSFIKAHALLNCFKREKVLNGHADKPVAIIANQADIDAGFELYKEIEQSNELGLSPYIFKIYREVIQPLLNPQVGLSRKEIRSKYYTVFHKTLAAKLEESVIMQLEGAGLIEQSPDPEDKRKMLVYPTVSGNISSDRKCIPQDSGATPLEQYPREVQPAT
- a CDS encoding tyrosine-type recombinase/integrase; protein product: MALTEQLPPSQLEKTIVLLTANLERYCRSLFLKLANTNSENAQILADFITAEQNEINIKDSTKEWKIKIIFQLSAFHEHAKSFKDMTKDDILAYLNKLRKPESEDPTHKWIGTYNNRQMLLNKFFRWLYNPDEPDHRQRITPPCMRGVKRLPRKEKSPYKPSDIWTNEEHAVFLKYCPMKRDRCYHAIAYDTSARPHELLRLKIKDIKFKLSPDGIQYAEILVSGKTRPRTLPLISSIPYIKEWLQEHPLRNNPEAALFLSLGDSNYGRPITRDGLWWHFAKHYRTKYFPRLLEEPSVPATDKEHIKSMIAKPWNLYIFRHSALTQKSQILKETTLRDHAGWTMSSKMPQVYLHYFGTESSNSLLEAYGIIKHSQKQIEILKSKACPNCNEPNKPDERFCFKCKMVLTYDAYKDTLDQEQAKEERLKVVQDQLQALYRQLYREGLIKEQPRESG